From Longimicrobium sp., a single genomic window includes:
- a CDS encoding DUF433 domain-containing protein has translation MDLTERITIEPGKRSGKPCIRGLRITVQDVLEYLASGMSEDEILNDFPYLEHEDILACLAFAAQRERRLMAGPGL, from the coding sequence ATGGACCTGACCGAGCGCATTACGATCGAACCCGGAAAGCGAAGCGGGAAGCCGTGTATCCGCGGGTTGCGGATTACGGTTCAGGACGTATTGGAGTACCTTGCTTCGGGTATGAGTGAAGACGAGATCCTCAACGACTTTCCGTACCTCGAGCACGAAGACATCCTGGCTTGTCTCGCCTTCGCTGCGCAGCGTGAACGGCGGCTGATGGCGGGTCCGGGCCTGTGA
- a CDS encoding LytR C-terminal domain-containing protein, whose amino-acid sequence MPRSKPKRGSGGSAARGGGRLQTVGLFVTLVAVAVLVGSLAWGAWQHFGGPSVVAPAASSDSAQRTSVRAPTERVRVQVLNATPTHGLARRATDVLRDHGFDVVETGNAPRGTSPESSVVVDRVGRIEVARQVADALGIQRVESNRDTNLILDVTVILGRDWQPPAASP is encoded by the coding sequence ATGCCCAGGTCGAAGCCGAAGCGCGGTAGCGGCGGCTCCGCCGCGCGCGGCGGCGGTCGGCTGCAGACCGTCGGGCTGTTCGTGACGCTCGTCGCCGTCGCCGTGCTGGTGGGCTCGCTCGCGTGGGGCGCGTGGCAGCATTTCGGCGGCCCGTCCGTGGTCGCGCCCGCCGCGTCGTCGGACAGCGCGCAGCGTACGTCTGTGCGGGCTCCCACCGAGCGCGTGCGCGTGCAGGTGCTGAACGCCACGCCCACGCACGGCCTCGCCCGCCGCGCGACGGACGTGCTGCGCGACCACGGCTTCGACGTGGTGGAGACCGGGAACGCGCCGCGCGGCACATCTCCCGAATCGTCCGTCGTCGTCGACCGCGTCGGCCGGATCGAGGTCGCGCGGCAGGTGGCCGACGCGCTCGGCATCCAGCGCGTGGAATCGAACCGCGACACCAATCTCATCCTCGACGTCACCGTGATCCTGGGGCGCGACTGGCAGCCGCCGGCCGCGTCGCCCTGA
- a CDS encoding methyltransferase domain-containing protein, translated as MASTASDYFGSMIEAYDSLVRRAVPRYAEMTERLVEYLPEDAARVLELGCGTGNLSLRLAARYPSAAITFVDASAEMVEFTRARIAEAHPEAAAHGRFVVSRFEELEIQPEAYDLVTSAISLHHVADKAALFRAVRRMTAPGGTFRFADQMWGATEANAALNWRRWLDFCRQPGNCTEEEIESLVAHADAHDHYEPVADHLRMLEDAGFERVDCVWRNWMWGIVTAEAV; from the coding sequence TTGGCGTCCACCGCGTCCGACTACTTCGGCTCGATGATCGAGGCGTACGACTCGCTCGTCCGCCGCGCCGTGCCGCGCTACGCGGAGATGACGGAGCGCCTGGTCGAGTATCTCCCCGAAGATGCGGCGCGCGTGCTGGAGCTGGGCTGCGGCACCGGCAACCTCTCGCTGCGCCTGGCCGCACGCTACCCGTCGGCCGCGATCACCTTCGTCGACGCCTCGGCGGAGATGGTGGAGTTCACCCGCGCCCGCATCGCCGAGGCGCACCCGGAGGCGGCGGCGCACGGGCGATTCGTCGTCTCACGCTTCGAGGAGCTGGAGATTCAGCCGGAGGCATACGACCTCGTCACCTCCGCCATCTCCCTGCACCACGTGGCCGACAAGGCCGCGCTTTTCCGCGCCGTCCGGCGGATGACGGCGCCGGGCGGCACCTTCCGCTTCGCCGACCAGATGTGGGGCGCCACGGAGGCCAACGCCGCGCTCAACTGGCGGCGGTGGCTGGACTTCTGCCGCCAGCCGGGGAACTGCACGGAGGAGGAGATCGAGAGCCTGGTCGCCCACGCCGACGCGCACGACCACTACGAGCCCGTGGCCGACCACCTGCGGATGCTGGAGGATGCCGGGTTCGAGCGCGTGGACTGCGTGTGGCGCAACTGGATGTGGGGGATCGTGACCGCCGAGGCGGTGTAA
- a CDS encoding co-chaperone GroES family protein, producing the protein MSREVLVVGDKVLIKPEEDATKTPSGLFLPPGVQEKEAAMGGHVVNVGPGYPTVEPLTDGEPWSGGTRTGMRYVPLQAQPGDFAIFLRSNAVEVEIDASKYLIVSHAAILLLIRDKLQLP; encoded by the coding sequence ATGAGCCGTGAAGTGCTGGTGGTGGGAGACAAGGTCCTGATCAAGCCCGAGGAGGATGCCACCAAGACGCCGTCCGGGCTGTTCCTGCCGCCCGGCGTGCAGGAGAAGGAGGCGGCGATGGGCGGCCACGTGGTGAACGTGGGTCCCGGCTACCCCACCGTCGAGCCGCTGACGGACGGCGAGCCGTGGTCGGGCGGCACCCGCACGGGGATGCGCTACGTGCCGCTGCAGGCGCAGCCCGGCGACTTCGCCATCTTCCTGCGCAGCAACGCCGTGGAGGTGGAGATCGACGCCAGCAAGTACCTGATCGTCTCCCACGCCGCCATCCTCCTCCTCATCCGCGACAAGCTCCAGCTGCCGTAA
- a CDS encoding HD domain-containing protein, whose translation MSASSQTSTDLSPLVRDAAEGRLPDWTRAKPTRREHMARVAALMREWATELGLGDDEVARWAAAGYLHDALRDADPDELRPLVPAEFRELPGKLLHGPAAAERLAGDADDELLDAVRCHTLGCPRFRTLGRALYLADFLEPGRTFAPEWTEQLRRRMPREMDAVLREVVESRIGHVMRGGGTVHPETKAFHAQVEAEAR comes from the coding sequence ATGTCCGCTTCCTCCCAGACTTCGACCGATCTTTCGCCGCTCGTCCGCGATGCCGCGGAGGGGCGGCTGCCGGACTGGACGCGCGCCAAGCCCACGCGCCGCGAGCACATGGCGCGCGTCGCCGCGCTGATGCGCGAGTGGGCGACGGAATTGGGGTTGGGGGATGACGAAGTCGCGCGCTGGGCGGCCGCCGGCTACCTCCACGACGCGCTGCGGGACGCGGACCCGGACGAGCTGCGGCCGCTCGTTCCCGCGGAGTTCCGGGAGCTGCCGGGGAAGCTGCTGCACGGCCCCGCCGCCGCCGAGCGCCTGGCCGGCGACGCGGACGACGAACTGTTGGACGCGGTGCGCTGCCACACGCTCGGCTGCCCGCGCTTCCGGACGCTGGGGCGCGCGCTGTACCTGGCCGATTTCCTCGAGCCCGGCCGCACCTTCGCGCCGGAGTGGACGGAGCAACTGCGGCGCCGCATGCCGCGCGAGATGGACGCCGTGCTGCGCGAGGTGGTGGAGTCGCGCATCGGCCACGTGATGCGCGGCGGCGGCACGGTTCACCCCGAGACGAAGGCGTTCCATGCCCAGGTCGAAGCCGAAGCGCGGTAG
- the panD gene encoding aspartate 1-decarboxylase gives MYRTMCKSKIHRATVTGADLNYVGSITIDPVLMEAADLLEYEQVAVVNVNNGARFETYVIPGEPGEGEICLNGAAARLAHPGDKVIIISYGQYAEQEMETYRPVFIFVDEHNRISRDGVRAVGA, from the coding sequence ATGTACCGCACGATGTGCAAGTCGAAGATCCACCGGGCCACCGTGACCGGTGCGGATCTGAACTACGTGGGGTCGATCACCATCGACCCCGTGCTGATGGAGGCCGCCGACCTGCTGGAGTACGAGCAGGTGGCGGTGGTGAACGTCAACAACGGCGCGCGCTTCGAGACGTACGTCATCCCCGGCGAGCCGGGGGAGGGGGAGATCTGCCTGAACGGCGCCGCCGCGCGCCTGGCGCACCCCGGCGACAAGGTGATCATCATCTCCTACGGCCAGTACGCCGAGCAGGAGATGGAGACGTATCGCCCCGTGTTCATCTTCGTCGATGAGCACAACCGCATCAGCCGCGACGGGGTGCGCGCGGTGGGCGCCTGA
- a CDS encoding class I SAM-dependent methyltransferase, translating to MRQDQEFSYDEIADAYAESIDESPYNALYERPAVLALLPPIGGKRILEAGCGGGWYTEQLLRRGARVTAVDGSAPMVEHARRRIAALPAEMRGRAEVRAADLRRPLDFAADGAFEGIVSALVLHYLRDWGPALAEFRRVLAPGGWLLFSTHHPAADANRLAHGEDYFDVVQEEDHWARVGLVRFYRRPLTAIAGALADAGFGIERIVEPRPSEAFRQLKPDAYERLLRFPEFLLALARPW from the coding sequence ATGCGCCAGGACCAGGAATTCAGCTACGACGAGATCGCCGACGCGTACGCGGAGTCGATCGACGAGTCGCCGTACAACGCGCTGTATGAGCGCCCGGCGGTGCTCGCGCTGCTGCCGCCGATCGGCGGGAAGCGCATCCTGGAGGCGGGATGCGGCGGGGGATGGTACACGGAGCAGCTCCTCCGCCGCGGCGCGCGCGTGACCGCGGTGGACGGCAGCGCGCCGATGGTGGAGCACGCCCGCCGCCGCATCGCCGCGCTGCCGGCGGAGATGCGCGGGCGGGCGGAGGTGCGCGCGGCCGACCTGCGCCGGCCGCTGGACTTCGCCGCGGACGGCGCGTTCGAGGGGATCGTGAGCGCGCTCGTGCTCCACTACCTGCGCGACTGGGGGCCGGCGCTGGCGGAGTTCCGGCGGGTGCTGGCGCCCGGTGGCTGGCTCCTCTTCTCCACCCACCACCCCGCCGCCGACGCCAACCGCCTGGCGCACGGTGAGGATTACTTCGACGTGGTCCAGGAGGAGGATCACTGGGCGCGCGTGGGCCTGGTGCGCTTCTACCGCCGTCCCCTCACCGCCATCGCCGGCGCGCTCGCGGACGCCGGCTTCGGCATCGAGCGCATCGTGGAGCCGCGGCCGTCGGAGGCGTTCCGGCAGCTGAAGCCGGACGCGTACGAGCGCCTTCTCCGCTTCCCCGAGTTCCTCCTCGCCCTCGCCCGCCCCTGGTAG
- a CDS encoding NFACT RNA binding domain-containing protein, producing MSNALRFDPPLVGVLATELAAALKGRSAHPLPVFDSDLSATLLLDRGEALRFDLHPMRGWVRIVPRPEGMEARTPDARIVRVSAPDDERLLRIDLHEGNRFRGGTRALVIELHTNQWNALLVDAADRRIVSLLRTREAGGRVLRTGEVYHPPEPHRRFSAGLASRDQAHAEWIARLAPIPPHERRGALLRHFAATSPINAASILGDASQSDDPAALEAAFERWWAMHRTMISPVLLETKHGLQPYPLLLKGVPARRAPGESLLGAFALVAEMGETGETERDRAELLERARRRLVSARRRLERLAAERAKVGEAERLRRHADLLLANAARVQPGAERVTVYDEEGRRLKIAVDPALKPHEYAEKLYEDARRRSRAEARLPELIERAEAEAARWETAAAATEAGEVPAWVEGALARAEQREARAKPSQQGPRVPYRVYRTSGGLEVRVGRTSKDNDVLTFRHASPEDVWMHARQVPGSHVVLRWSEEGAPPARDLEEAAVLAALHSKARSSGTVAVDWTRRKYVRKPRGAPPGRVSVLQAKTVFVEPDAALEERMREETG from the coding sequence GTGTCAAACGCCCTCCGCTTCGATCCGCCCCTCGTCGGTGTCCTGGCCACCGAGCTGGCCGCCGCCCTCAAGGGCCGCTCCGCGCACCCGCTCCCCGTCTTCGACAGCGACCTGTCCGCCACGCTCCTGCTGGACCGCGGCGAGGCGCTGCGCTTCGACCTCCACCCCATGCGCGGCTGGGTGCGCATCGTCCCGCGCCCGGAGGGGATGGAGGCGCGCACCCCGGACGCGCGCATCGTCCGCGTATCCGCGCCCGACGACGAGCGGCTGCTCAGGATCGACCTGCACGAGGGGAACCGCTTCCGCGGCGGCACGCGCGCGCTGGTGATCGAGCTGCACACCAACCAGTGGAACGCGCTCCTGGTCGACGCGGCGGACCGGCGCATCGTCTCGCTCCTGCGCACGCGCGAGGCGGGGGGACGCGTCCTCCGCACCGGCGAGGTCTACCATCCTCCCGAGCCGCACCGCCGCTTCTCCGCCGGCCTCGCGTCGCGCGACCAGGCGCACGCGGAGTGGATCGCCCGCCTCGCCCCCATCCCCCCGCACGAGCGGCGCGGCGCGCTCCTGCGCCACTTCGCCGCGACCAGCCCCATCAACGCCGCGTCGATCCTGGGCGATGCGTCGCAGTCGGACGATCCCGCCGCGCTGGAGGCGGCGTTCGAGCGGTGGTGGGCGATGCACCGCACCATGATCTCCCCCGTGCTGCTGGAGACGAAGCACGGGCTGCAGCCCTATCCCCTGCTGCTGAAAGGCGTTCCCGCGCGCCGCGCGCCGGGAGAGTCGCTCCTTGGCGCGTTCGCGCTGGTGGCGGAGATGGGCGAGACGGGGGAGACGGAGCGCGACCGCGCTGAGTTGCTGGAGCGCGCGCGCCGGCGCCTCGTCTCCGCCCGGCGCCGGCTCGAGCGCCTGGCCGCCGAGCGGGCGAAGGTCGGCGAGGCGGAGCGGCTGCGGCGCCACGCCGATCTCCTGCTCGCGAACGCCGCGCGCGTACAACCCGGCGCCGAACGCGTCACCGTGTACGACGAGGAAGGGCGGAGATTGAAGATCGCGGTCGATCCCGCCCTGAAGCCGCACGAGTACGCGGAGAAGCTGTACGAGGATGCGCGCCGCCGCTCCCGTGCCGAGGCGCGCCTGCCGGAGCTGATCGAGCGCGCCGAGGCAGAGGCGGCGCGGTGGGAGACGGCCGCCGCCGCGACCGAGGCGGGCGAGGTGCCGGCGTGGGTGGAGGGCGCGCTGGCCCGCGCGGAGCAGCGCGAGGCGCGCGCGAAGCCGTCGCAGCAGGGGCCGCGCGTCCCCTACCGCGTCTACCGCACGTCGGGGGGATTGGAGGTGCGCGTGGGGCGGACGTCGAAGGACAACGACGTGCTCACCTTCCGCCACGCCTCGCCCGAGGACGTGTGGATGCACGCGCGGCAGGTGCCGGGATCGCACGTCGTGCTGCGCTGGAGCGAGGAGGGCGCGCCGCCCGCGCGCGACCTGGAGGAGGCGGCGGTGCTGGCGGCGCTGCACAGCAAGGCGCGCTCGTCGGGCACCGTCGCCGTGGATTGGACGCGCCGCAAGTACGTCCGCAAGCCGCGC
- the panB gene encoding 3-methyl-2-oxobutanoate hydroxymethyltransferase, which translates to MPDLREMKRRGDKIAALTAYDYLFAKLVDGAGVDVVLVGDSLGQVVLGLDTTLPVTLDDMIHHARAVRRGVERALLVVDLPFLTYQVSREDAVRNAGRVLQETCAAAVKLEGGTPAIACTIRAMVDAGIPVMGHLGFTPQSVNVIGVKVQGRGEENRRRLLDEARRIEEAGAFAIVLELMPGELAEEITSSVSVPTIGIGAGAGCDGQVLVLHDMLGLNTDFRPKFLRRFAEAGRVVSDGVGAYVQAVKGGEYPAAEHTFE; encoded by the coding sequence GTGCCCGACCTCCGCGAAATGAAGCGCCGTGGCGACAAGATCGCCGCGCTGACCGCATACGACTACCTCTTCGCCAAGCTCGTCGACGGCGCGGGGGTAGACGTCGTGCTGGTCGGCGATTCGCTCGGGCAGGTGGTGCTGGGGCTCGACACCACGCTGCCGGTCACCCTCGACGACATGATCCACCACGCGCGCGCCGTGCGCCGCGGGGTGGAGCGCGCCCTCCTGGTCGTCGACCTCCCCTTCCTCACCTACCAGGTCAGCCGCGAGGACGCCGTCCGCAACGCCGGGCGCGTGCTGCAGGAGACCTGCGCCGCCGCGGTGAAGCTGGAGGGCGGCACCCCGGCCATCGCCTGCACCATCCGGGCGATGGTCGACGCGGGGATCCCCGTGATGGGCCACCTGGGCTTCACCCCGCAGTCGGTGAACGTGATCGGGGTGAAGGTGCAGGGGCGCGGCGAGGAGAACCGGCGGCGGCTGCTGGACGAGGCCAGGCGGATCGAGGAGGCGGGCGCCTTCGCCATCGTGCTGGAGCTGATGCCCGGCGAGCTGGCGGAGGAGATCACCTCGTCCGTCTCCGTGCCGACCATCGGCATCGGCGCGGGGGCGGGGTGCGACGGGCAGGTGCTGGTGCTGCACGACATGCTGGGGCTGAACACGGACTTCAGGCCCAAGTTCCTGCGCCGCTTCGCCGAGGCGGGCCGGGTGGTGTCGGACGGCGTGGGCGCGTACGTGCAGGCGGTGAAGGGGGGCGAGTACCCCGCGGCGGAGCACACCTTCGAATGA
- the panC gene encoding pantoate--beta-alanine ligase, with amino-acid sequence MSAEALAAAAAIDAAVAVCPPAAPVLVHTKAEVRDWVAQQRAAGRRIGLVPTMGFLHEGHLSLVDRAREQAEVVAMSIFVNPLQFGPTEDLDRYPRDLERDLALAASRGVELVFAPSAREMYPEGEPRVSVVPDEEIGGRLDGGTRPGHFRGVLTVVAKLFGIFTPDVAVFGQKDLQQAVLIRRMAADLDMPVRVEVAPIVREPDGLAMSSRNVYLSADERAAALALSRSLQDVRALYAGGERDAKVIRDALWRGISVQGVEPEYAEVVDPGTLGPVERAADCVFCAVAARVGRTRLIDNCVLP; translated from the coding sequence ATGAGCGCCGAGGCCCTCGCCGCCGCCGCGGCCATCGACGCCGCCGTCGCCGTCTGCCCGCCCGCGGCGCCGGTGCTCGTCCACACGAAGGCGGAGGTGCGCGACTGGGTCGCCCAGCAGCGCGCGGCGGGGCGGCGCATCGGCCTCGTGCCGACGATGGGCTTCCTGCACGAGGGCCATCTCTCGCTCGTCGACCGGGCGCGCGAGCAGGCGGAGGTGGTGGCGATGTCCATCTTCGTGAACCCGCTGCAGTTCGGGCCCACGGAGGACCTGGACCGCTATCCGCGCGACCTGGAGCGCGACCTGGCACTGGCCGCGTCGCGCGGCGTGGAGCTCGTCTTCGCCCCGTCCGCGCGGGAGATGTATCCCGAGGGCGAGCCGCGCGTCTCCGTGGTCCCCGACGAAGAGATCGGCGGGCGGCTGGACGGCGGCACGCGGCCGGGGCACTTCCGCGGGGTGCTGACCGTCGTCGCCAAGCTGTTCGGCATCTTCACCCCCGACGTGGCGGTGTTCGGGCAGAAGGACCTGCAGCAGGCGGTGCTGATCCGGAGGATGGCGGCGGACCTCGACATGCCGGTGCGGGTCGAGGTGGCGCCGATCGTGCGCGAGCCCGATGGCTTGGCGATGAGCTCGCGCAACGTGTATCTTTCTGCCGACGAGAGAGCGGCCGCGCTGGCGCTCTCTCGTTCGTTGCAGGACGTCCGCGCGCTGTACGCGGGCGGCGAGCGCGACGCGAAGGTGATCCGCGACGCGCTGTGGAGGGGGATATCGGTCCAGGGCGTGGAGCCCGAGTACGCGGAGGTGGTCGATCCGGGTACGCTCGGGCCGGTGGAGCGGGCCGCCGACTGCGTGTTCTGTGCCGTGGCGGCCCGGGTCGGCAGGACGCGGCTGATCGACAACTGCGTGTTGCCGTAA
- a CDS encoding class I SAM-dependent methyltransferase, with the protein MNKTDEEFSYDDFADAFAETIDEAPYNKLYERPAMLSVLPPMEGKRILEAGCGAGWYTEQLLRRGAHVTAVDRSAPLMEHARRRVAALGAEAQARAELRVADLRRPLDFAADASFDGIVSALVLHYLRDWGPTMAEFRRVLKPGGWLLFSTGHPAADASRLPAGADYFEVAEEEGDLAGIATVRFYRRSLTNISDALAGAGLGIARIVEPRPTEAFRELKPDSYERLLRFPEFIFVIARPW; encoded by the coding sequence ATGAACAAGACAGACGAAGAATTCAGCTACGACGACTTCGCCGACGCGTTCGCGGAGACGATCGACGAGGCGCCGTACAACAAGCTGTACGAGCGCCCGGCGATGCTCTCCGTCCTGCCGCCGATGGAGGGGAAGCGCATCCTGGAGGCGGGGTGCGGCGCGGGATGGTACACGGAGCAGCTCCTCCGCCGCGGCGCGCACGTGACCGCCGTGGACCGGAGCGCGCCGCTGATGGAGCACGCGCGCCGCCGCGTCGCCGCGCTGGGGGCGGAGGCGCAGGCCCGCGCGGAGCTGCGCGTGGCCGACCTGCGCCGGCCGCTCGACTTCGCCGCGGACGCGAGCTTCGACGGGATCGTGAGCGCGCTCGTCCTCCACTACCTGCGCGACTGGGGGCCGACGATGGCCGAGTTCCGCCGCGTGCTGAAGCCCGGCGGATGGCTCCTCTTCTCCACCGGCCACCCCGCGGCCGACGCCAGCCGCCTCCCCGCCGGCGCGGACTACTTCGAGGTCGCCGAGGAGGAGGGCGACCTCGCCGGGATCGCCACGGTGCGCTTCTACCGCCGTTCGCTCACCAACATCTCCGACGCGCTGGCGGGCGCGGGGCTCGGCATCGCGCGCATCGTGGAGCCGCGGCCGACGGAGGCGTTCCGGGAGCTGAAGCCCGACTCGTACGAGCGCCTCCTCCGCTTCCCCGAGTTCATCTTCGTCATCGCCCGTCCCTGGTGA